AGTTCAAAGTCAGGTTTAAAGAGGCAAACCATTTACTTAAGGTTTAAGAGTAACTGGTCCTATTCCATAAAAAGAAGTAACTGGTGCTATGTAACTGGAATATCAACCTAACAAGGTGCAGGGTGCATTGAAATTTTTCCCAAGTATGAATACTCTGATCTAGTATTTCACTATTTCTGTTACATACACGATCAGAGGATTGGTGAGATTACTTTTTCCGTTCAGTTAGCTTTTGTCTGGATCCAGATATACATTGTGAGAACTTACTCAAACATGCTTCAGAAGATATCCTCATTGTATTTAGAATGATTTCAAATTATGCATACCTAGTATGTTATAATTTGATCCTTTTGTTTCCTAGTAGGGGTATTCTACTGTTTGCTGTGTCTTTTTGAAGGATTTCAATTTATTCTCGTAGGCCATCATCCAATTGGAAGAAATTATGAAAGTCGTATTACCTTTTGCAGGCCATAATCAGGTCATATTTGAAGAAATAATGTTCAGACAGAAACTCTTTGTGGAAGTTGTAAGCGCCAATGACCTTTCGGACAGTCTTGAGCTACTGAGTCCCTGTGTTCAGCTTCGTTTTGCTGACCAAAGTTTCACTACATCGGTCAAGAGGAAGGTTCGATGTCCTGTATGGTTCGAGAAGACCCTGTTTGATGTGTTGGACAAGGAAAGGCTTCCTTCTCTTGCTCTTGAAGCTTATGTCTATAATGTCATTGATGGCTGCCAGTTTTTCCTTGGTAAGATCCGGATTTCTGGGGCTAGCTTTTCTGACTCATCTGATGAAATTGTCAAAGACTATCAGTTGAAGGGTCGGATGTTCAAGCGATCGAAGGGAGTGTTGCTTCTTAGAGTATTTCTGAAAAATGAAGCCCCTGTCTCACAAGTTATACCCTCTCCTGTTCTGGGACTTCCTGTACAGGCACCCGCGGATGCTGTAGTCAAGTACGTTCAACCAAACTTTGAAGATGGAATGATTGTTGGGCGTATATGCTACTTGTTTGTACGTGTGGTAAAGGCTCGATGCTTGCCTGATGTGGATGTTGACCAAAAGCCTGATCCATATGTAGAGGTAAATGCTGGTAACCTTAGAAGCATCACAAACTCTGTACCTGAGGAGCAGAACCCAGAGTGGAACTCGACTTTTGCTTTCTCCAGACGCCAGTTGGACAATGCACAGATAACTAGAATCTATGTTGTTGTCTATGACGGGTTCACAGATGATTCTGTTGGATTGATCTCATTTGACCTAAGTGACATTCCTGAGCGTTCCCGAAATGACAAACCAGTAGTACCGAAGTGGCACCAACTTATTGACCAAAGCGGAAGGACAGCACAAGGTGAGTTGATGCTTTCGGTTTGGAAGGGCATGCAGTCTGATGAGGCATTCTGTGATTCATGGAAGTCCGACTGGTTAGAGGCGAGCGGAGTTGTGCGACCGCACATTGTGCCCAAAGTGTACAACTTACCCAGGCTGTGGTGTCTGCGGGTCCATATAGTTGAGTTCAAATGTATTGCACTAGCATGTGGAAGCAAAATTGTAGAGTCATATGTCACAGTGGTGGTAGGTTGTCAGCGAAAGACGACGAAGAGAATGAAGAAGCCACTAGCACATTATGTCTGGGATGAAGAACTGACATTCGTTGCTGCAGAGCCATTTGAGGATGACCTTCAAATATCTATCCAAGCACATCTAGGGCCTGGCAGAGACAAGGTTCTCGGCCGAATCATCATACCCGTGCAAACAGTTCAGCGTCGAGTTGGAGGTCTGTCGTCTGCCGAACTCGAGCATCAATGGCATGATCTTCAAGTTCCACCCAATGCAGCAGTTGCCAATGGTGCTGGGGATGAGTTGACTGTGTCATCGTGCCGCGTTCATCTCACTACCTGCCTCGACAGTGAGTACGGTGCCCACTATGGCTCTGGAGACCACACGGATGAAATCGCAAATCCTCCACTTGTTGGCTTGCTTGAGGTTGGCATCATTGGAGCACGGGGCCTGCCTCCTATAAAAAGGAAAAATGGGAGATTGTCGTCGCATCCATATTGTGTGGCAAGATATGGCCGGAAGTGGGTACGAACTCGTACCATCATCAACAGCCGCGATCCTTTATTCCAAGAGCAGTACTCATGGGATGTTTATGATACAGCAACAGTCCTGATCGTTGGAGTGTTTGATAATGCCCAGGTGGAAGAGTCAAGTTCAGGAGGCTACAAGGGTGTCAACATAG
The Aegilops tauschii subsp. strangulata cultivar AL8/78 chromosome 3, Aet v6.0, whole genome shotgun sequence genome window above contains:
- the LOC109741358 gene encoding multiple C2 domain and transmembrane region protein 5: MFRQKLFVEVVSANDLSDSLELLSPCVQLRFADQSFTTSVKRKVRCPVWFEKTLFDVLDKERLPSLALEAYVYNVIDGCQFFLGKIRISGASFSDSSDEIVKDYQLKGRMFKRSKGVLLLRVFLKNEAPVSQVIPSPVLGLPVQAPADAVVKYVQPNFEDGMIVGRICYLFVRVVKARCLPDVDVDQKPDPYVEVNAGNLRSITNSVPEEQNPEWNSTFAFSRRQLDNAQITRIYVVVYDGFTDDSVGLISFDLSDIPERSRNDKPVVPKWHQLIDQSGRTAQGELMLSVWKGMQSDEAFCDSWKSDWLEASGVVRPHIVPKVYNLPRLWCLRVHIVEFKCIALACGSKIVESYVTVVVGCQRKTTKRMKKPLAHYVWDEELTFVAAEPFEDDLQISIQAHLGPGRDKVLGRIIIPVQTVQRRVGGLSSAELEHQWHDLQVPPNAAVANGAGDELTVSSCRVHLTTCLDSEYGAHYGSGDHTDEIANPPLVGLLEVGIIGARGLPPIKRKNGRLSSHPYCVARYGRKWVRTRTIINSRDPLFQEQYSWDVYDTATVLIVGVFDNAQVEESSSGGYKGVNIGKIRIHLSDLQPGRIYCHAYPLLVLQPSGVKKMGELCLSVRFTSKSLTNMVRMYGSPNLPKMHHRDPLQILIEGLQFHAVQIVAFRLSQMDPPLRKEAVEYMCDVQSHLWSMRKSKVNFYRIMSALSIVITFWQRFLYVCSWENPAITLLVHAVFLLALMFHRFILPSTLLFTFFSIVWNYRHRPTHPSHVDIKISLTDTVHPDELDEEFDTFPTSRSSGLTMMRYDRLRCLASRIQTVMGDVASCGERITALTTWRDPTATAVFGLFTLAAAVIMCFTPWKILVAMVGLYIMRHPKLQRKMPSFVWNFYRRLSHKADSVL